One segment of Apus apus isolate bApuApu2 chromosome 1, bApuApu2.pri.cur, whole genome shotgun sequence DNA contains the following:
- the RPL24 gene encoding 60S ribosomal protein L24, with the protein MKVELCSFSGYKIYPGHGRRYARTDGKVFQFLNAKCESAFLSKRNPRQINWTVLYRRKHKKGQSEEVQKKRTRRAVKFQRAITGASLAEIMAKRNQKPEVRKAQREQAIRAAKEAKKAKQATKKTAVTAAKAPTKAAPKQKIVKPVKVSAPRVGGKR; encoded by the exons aTGAA GGTCGAGCTGTGCAGCTTCAGCGGGTACAAGATCTACCCGGGCCACGGGCGCCGTTACGCCCGCACCGACGGCAAG GTTTTTCAGTTCTTGAATGCAAAATGTGAGTCTGCATTCCTTTCCAAGAGAAACCCCCGCCAGATCAACTGGACTGTTCTCTATAGGCGTAAACACAAGAAGGGACAGTCA GAAGAGGTACAGAAGAAGCGCACACGTCGTGCTGTTAAGTTCCAGAGAGCTATCACTGGTGCATCTCTAGCTGAGATCATGGCTAAACGAAACCAGAAGCCCGAAGTACGAAAGGCACAGAGGGAACAAGCTATTAG GGCTGCAAAAGAAGCCAAGAAAGCTAAACAGGCAACCAAGAAAACGGCTGTTACTGCTGCAAAG GCTCCTACAAAGGCAGCACCTAAGCAGAAGATTGTGAAACCAGTCAAGGTTTCTGCTCCCCGTGTTGGTGGAAAGCGCTAA